In Uranotaenia lowii strain MFRU-FL unplaced genomic scaffold, ASM2978415v1 HiC_scaffold_593, whole genome shotgun sequence, a single genomic region encodes these proteins:
- the LOC129760377 gene encoding integrator complex subunit 6, whose product MTIILFLVDTSASMCQKAHVNGVQKSYLDIAKGAVETFLKYRQRSQDCMGDRYMLLTFEDPPNNVKAGWKENHATFINELKNLQSNGLTSMGEALKNAFDLLNLNRMQSGIDTYGQGRCPFYLEPSVIIVLTDGGKYSFRNGVHQEIILPLHAQNPGIKFTKEPFRWDQRLFSLVLRMSGNRADERVDGKVPHDDSMIEKMCEVTGGRSYKIRSQYVLNQCIESLVQKVQPGVVIHFDQLLTTNNIGGENGGGGGADLQFQSIKRMIYVQKHPQQKTFPVGFWPIPEPYWPDPKNNTLPPRDAHPKIKIITPCCDEPVILRNFPIDKYELEPSPLTLQILSKKETNKVWPLIVSSGMHGIEMPFGFLKPSSTMTVVNLYVLPYNYQTFLPLINDLFHKYNLNPPNDWIYKFSNYVKSIPQYYCPFLRRALASTPTVPYQLVQYILPENLDSYLSPAVANNLKQMKNKAKQDQENLCLRVFKQLKQPKPAYHQLETVKLNPGQPLRRDLISHPMLKDAFNKVHADIANYENYTIVVPTVMRPASTKNYRNPFDIPRRDLIDEIARMRENFFRIPTSGIAMFTKDSGHCLPIADMGNYQEYLKNKETPLRELEPTNVRQHMFGNPYKKDKNMVMVDEADLNDVAAPMKGGRGEVGPGGVMKPRIDPNARLSRKRKAGPIRKDFVFKRRCTGLSMSSSSSVYSDKSSMSDYSTDDDSASVISGSIGSESELDDDPDDRLVVDFEFPNDKDDESPINAHVREFIEGPDEGGGLPPEPVTLPPQEYHHSTLSAPVSVPMYHAHPHHHLQQQQQQQPQSLQPQPQQYHAPAPHMLHPSISPIVSPSPSSVPTSINSNNVNSNSSSLASTSSSSLVNDMNDVLEISNILKTCHNGTNSYATMQDEPPPEPEPPAKISRTSKSSAKSTSDTKVDNGSILLNGGSDHVPPVSAKPTTQPSRTKTKIAHAPRPVPALTEQEREQIREENYEVRAVVFKDIRRPGRNYSLLLEHLDSVKGDTQIKTDFVEMCVKEALRFRRRKMADSIQEWWDQKLEIIKQEEKLQQQKQLASRMKASCLGYGGSSSATGSHLPSGAAVHSNHLQSGTLRTSRHQSIASSSSSSSSSSNNNNNNNTTSSSKGHFTHQSHPPNKHPHTTAQHKHSNHQPSGSNSRV is encoded by the exons ATGACGATCATTTTGTTTCTGGTCGACACGTCGGCGTCGATGTGCCAGAAGGCGCACGTCAATGGCGTTCAGAAAAGTTATTTGGATATCGCGAAAGGGGCGGTCGAGACGTTCCTCAAGTACCGGCAGCGTTCACAGGACTGCATGGGTGATCGTTACATGTTGCTAACGTTCGAGGATCCCCCGAACAATGTCAAGGCTGGCTGGAAGGAGAACCACGCCACGTTTATAAACGAGCTAAAGAATTTGCAGAGCAACGGTTTGACTTCGATGGGTGAGGCGCTGAAGAATGCGTTTGATTTGTTGAATCTGAACCGGATGCAGAGCGGCATCGATACCTACGGCCAGGGCCGTTGTCCGTTCTACCTGGAACCGTCGGTGATCATCGTGCTGACAGATGGAGGAAAATATTCGTTCCGGAATGGTGTTCACCAGGAAATTATACTGCCACTGCATgcacaaaatccgggcatcaaATTCACGAAAGAACCATTCCGTTGGGATCAGCGGTTGTTTTCGTTGGTCCTGCGAATGAGTGGAAATCGGGCCGACGAACGGGTTGATGGCAAAGTGCCCCATGACGATTCCATGATCGAAAAAATGTGTGAG GTCACCGGCGGTCGATCCTACAAGATTCGTTCTCAGTATGTTCTGAACCAATGTATTGAAAGTTTAGTCCAAAAGGTCCAACCCGGGGTGGTTATACACTTCGATCAGCTACTAACGACCAACAATATCGGGGGTGAGAATGGTGGCGGAGGTGGCGCAGACTTGCAGTTTCAGTCGATAAAACGTATGATTTACGTTCAGAAGCACCCGCAGCAGAAAACCTTCCCAGTGGGGTTTTGGCCGATACCGGAACCGTACTGGCCGGATCCCAAAAACAACACGCTGCCACCACGCGATGCCCATCCGAAGATAAAAATTATTACTCCGTGCTGTGATGAACCCGTGATACTGCGGAACTTTCCAATCGATAAGTACGAGTTGGAACCGAGTCCTTTGACGTTGCAAATTCTTTCCAAGAAAGAAACTAACAAGGTGTGGCCGTTGATTGTTTCGAGTGGAATGCATGGGATCGAGATGCCTTTCGGATTTCTGAAGCCGAGCAGCACTATGACGGTGGTGAATTTGTACGTACTACCGTACAACTATCAAACGTTTCTGCCCCTGATCAATGACTTGTTTCACAAGTACAATCTTAATCCACCGAATGATTGGATTTACAAGTTCAGTAATTACGTTAAATCTATACCACAGTACTATTGTCCGTTTTTGAGACGAGCCCTGGCATCTACACCGACTGTTCCGTATCAGCTAGTACAGTACATACTTCCAGAGAACTTGGATAGTTATTTGAGCCCAGCGGTGGCAAACAATTTGAAGCAGATGAAAAACAAGGCTAAACAGGATCAGGAGAATCTCTGCCTGAGGGTATTCAAGCAGTTAAAGCAACCGAAACCGGCATACCATCAACTGGAAACTGTTAAGTTGAACCCGGGGCAGCCTCTGAGACGAGATCTTATATCGCATCCAATGCTGAAGGATGCGTTCAATAAAGTGCATGCAGACATTGccaattatgaaaattacacCATTGTTGTCCCAACTGTGATGCGACCCGCGTCGACGAAAAATTACCGAAATCCATTCGATATCCCCCGGAGGGATCTGATCGACGAAATAGCGCGGATGCGCGAGAACTTTTTCCGGATACCTACCAGTGGCATTGCAATGTTCACCAAGGACAGCGGTCACTGTTTGCCGATAGCCGATATGGGTAATTACCAGGAGTATTTGAAGAACAAAGAAACGCCGTTACGTGAGCTGGAACCGACCAATGTGAGGCAGCATATGTTTGGCAACCCATACAAGAAGGACAAGAATATGGTGATGGTCGATGAAGCAGATTTGAACGATGTGGCGGCCCCAATGAAAGGCGGTCGAGGAGAAGTTGGACCAGGAGGAGTAATGAAACCTCGGATAGATCCAAACGCAAGACTGAGCCGAAAGCGTAAGGCGGGACCAATTAGAAAAGATTTCGTTTTTAAACGAAGATGTACGGGGCTTAGTATGAGTTCGTCTTCGAGCGTGTATTCTGATAAAAGTTCGATGTCGGATTACAGTACGGATGATGATAGTGCTTCCGTGATAAGCGGTAGTATCGGTTCGGAATCGGAGCTGGATGACGACCCCGACGATAGGTTGGTGGTCGATTTTGAATTCCCCAACGACAAAGATGATGAAAGTCCTATTAATGCTCACGTTCGAGAATTCATCGAAGGTCCGGATGAAGGTGGTGGTTTACCGCCTGAACCTGTTACCCTTCCACCGCAAGAGTATCACCACTCAACGTTATCCGCACCTGTTAGTGTACCTATGTACCATGCCCATCCACATCACCATctacaacagcagcagcaacaacaaccacAATCGCTACAACCGCAGCCTCAGCAGTATCATGCACCGGCTCCTCACATGCTTCATCCCTCGATAAGTCCTATCGTCAGTCCTAGTCCAAGTTCTGTCCCTACTAGTATCAATAGTAACAACGTCAATAGCAATTCGTCGAGTTTAGCTTCCACCAGTAGCAGCAGTCTTGTAAATGATATGAATGATGTACTGGAGATATCAAACATTCTTAAAACATGCCACAACGGTACAAACAGCTACGCAACTATGCAGGACGAGCCTCCTCCCGAACCGGAACCTCCTGCCAAAATATCCCGCACGAGTAAATCGTCCGCCAAGTCTACATCCGACACCAAAGTGGACAACGGAAGCATACTTCTGAATGGTGGCAGTGATCACGTTCCTCCTGTCTCAGCCAAACCAACTACTCAACCATCGCGAACGAAAACGAAAATCGCTCATGCTCCCCGACCCGTACCCGCACTGACCGAACAGGAAAGGGAACAGATTCGGGAGGAAAACTACGAAGTCCGTGCAGTTGTATTCAAAGATATTCGTCGACCCGGGCGAAACTATTCTCTACTGCTAGAACATCTTGATTCGGTCAAAGGGGACACACAGATCAAAACGGATTTTGTTGAGATGTGTGTTAAAGAGGCTCTTCGATTCCGGAGGCGCAAAATGGCCGACAGCATTCAGGAGTGGTGGGACCAAAAACTCGAGATCATTAAACAGGAAGAAAAGCTACAACAACAGAAGCAGCTCGCTAGTAGGATGAAAGCCAGCTGTCTTGGGTACGGTGGCAGTAGTAGTGCTACCGGTAGTCATCTTCCATCAGGCGCAGCAGTGCATTCTAATCACCTCCAGTCCGGGACGTTACGAACTTCCCGACATCAGTCGATAGccagtagtagtagtagtagttcTAGTagtagcaacaacaacaacaataataatacCACTAGCAGCAGTAAAGGCCACTTTACCCACCAATCGCATCCTCCCAACAAACACCCGCACACCACAGCGCAGCATAAACATTCGAATCATCAACCCAGCGGTAGCAACAGCCGAGTGTGa